In the Wyeomyia smithii strain HCP4-BCI-WySm-NY-G18 chromosome 2, ASM2978416v1, whole genome shotgun sequence genome, one interval contains:
- the LOC129721451 gene encoding vacuolar protein-sorting-associated protein 36, translating into MNRLEHCQARLAENESFVAKDRCIKLYDGDEKTNFEDGEIVLTSHRLLWGRNGEIARGGNALSLRLKYVQSLEEEEASSMLFGRKKRIILRLAAVLPDKTPGPMDYSVASFIKISGKNGIEVGFVQALYETVAAKIWSIEEGESSGSTAVHGAPKRVLRTGIMGIERKLVEKQKQTDENITMAFKDLGKLMEMAKDMVAISKVVSSKIRERQGDISEDETVRFKSYLMSLGIDDPVTRDGTRSNTEYFMKLSQQLCEMLLDPITEAGGMMSLADVYCRVNRARGLELLSPEDLLEACKLLVGPIKLRQFPSGAMVLQLENHDDELVSRETTEVVKKYNSISADELARVVGISLLLANERLLVTERLGNVCRDESIEGLRFYPNLFLQ; encoded by the exons GTTATACGACGGCGATGAAAAG ACAAATTTCGAAGACGGTGAAATTGTTCTTACCAGTCATCGACTACTGTGGGGTCGTAACGGTGAAATTGCTCGTGGGGGTAACGCGTTATCTTTGCGACTTAAGTATGTACAATCACTAGAAGAAGAAGAGGCTAGTTCGATGCTCTTCGGCCGTAAGAAACGTATTATTCTTCGTCTCGCTGCAGTTCTGCCGGATAAGACCCCAGGACCAATGGATTACAGTGTTGCATCTTTTATCAAAATCTCCGGTAAAAATGGTATCGAAGTCGGATTTGTACAGGCACTTTACGAGACTGTTGCCGCCAAAATATGGTCTATAGAAGAAGGGGAGAGCAGTGGAAGTACTGCAGTACATGGTGCACCCAAACGTGTATTGAGGACAGGAATAATGGGCATCGAACGAAAACTAGTTGAAAAACAGAAGCAGACAGACGAGAATATTACCATGGCTTTTAAGGACCTTGGGAAGCTGATGGAAATGGCTAAAGATATGGTGGCTATTTCTAAAGTCGTAAGCTCGAAAATCCGGGAGCGACAGGGCGACATATCGGAGGATGAAACTGTTCGCTTTAAGTCTTATCTGATGAGTCTTGGTATAGATGATCCTGTGACGAGAGATGGAACGCGAAGTaatacagagtatttcatgaaACTCTCTCAACAATTGTGCGAAATGTTACTTGATCCAATTACG GAAGCGGGTGGCATGATGTCGCTAGCAGATGTATATTGCAGGGTAAATCGCGCTCGTGGATTGGAGCTGTTGTCACCAGAAGATTTGCTGGAAGCATGTAAATTACTTGTAGGTCCCATTAAGTTGAGACAATTCCCGAGTGGTGCAATGGTGTTACAGTTAGAAAATCACGACGATGAGCTAGTGTCTCGAGAAACGACTGAAGTAGTGAAAAAATACAATTCGATAAGTGCTGATGAGTTGGCGCGCGTCGTAGGAATTTCTCTATTGCTTGCTAATGAACGATTACTTGTGACCGAACGTTTAGGTAATGTCTGTCGCGATGAATCAATAGAGGGTCTCCGATTTTACCCTAATTTATTTCTTCAATAA
- the LOC129721450 gene encoding F-box/WD repeat-containing protein 4 translates to MSYNLQICANICDLNDDALAYIFQHLSLDDLDRLVAVCKRFYFVVNTYVYAMISAHLLRTGHRRLRNSTSLPSRDLHDFSYRKRICLHDNWRYGRYLEKQMFYHGMIYFSQIILESKMLYMTHRGQLRAHKRIANRNDNVIIRKPSWTIGLFTSSDITWMVKKEDLIFTGRMDGSCSIYDRGNRISRFYQLSNSPVTSVDFDGDLFVCTNKSESTTFWSGNRKLDLEKKLELSDGYQTIKLCPNGKRQLAAGRYSDREKKALKLIDVESGKTTTLNSSTRAVYHVLWKDSNTVLTGNFDTTFRVVDTRTSRDEAVWTDPYDASVYCLDYDGAHSVLCGMKYNFRVNSLDLRMPKRCIQMYFSSKMLSHYSPVYSLAADTSQLFIVTDHDLRILNFDADYADKKDYTYDLVKWYY, encoded by the exons atgtctTACAATCTTCAAATATGTGCGAATATCTGTGATCTAAATGACGATGCATTGGCCTACATATTTCAACATCTGTCACTGGATGATTTAGATCGATTAGTAGCGGTTTGCAAACGGTTCTACTTTGTAGTCAACACATATGTTTATGCCATGATTAGTGCTCATCTTCTACGCACGGGACATCGGCGGTTACGAAATTCAACAAGTCTACCTAGCAGGGACCTTCATGATTTCAGCTACCGAAAGCGCATTTGCCTACATGACAACTGGCGCTACGGTCGATATCTAGAGAAGCAGATGTTTTACCATGGTATGATTTATTTCTCACAAATaatccttgaaagtaagatgtTATATATGACGCATCGAGGACAACTTAGGGCACACAAAAGAATAGCTAACAGGAATGACAATGTTATAATACGGAAGCCTAGCTGGACAATCGGACTTTTCACCTCCTCTGACATAACTTGGATGGTTAAAAAGGAAGATCTAATATTCACTGGTCGCATGGATGGGTCTTGTTCTATATATGATCGTGGGAATCGTATCTCCAGGTTTTACCAACTTTCAAATAGTCCAGTCACTTCTGTCGATTTTGACGGGGATCTGTTCGTCTGCACTAATAAATCTGAATCGACGACTTTTTGGTCCGGTAACAGAAAGCTGGACCTGGAAAAAAAACTAGAGCTGAGCGACGGTTATCAGACAATAAAATTATGCCCCAATGGAAAACGTCAGTTGGCCGCTGGACGGTACAGTGATCGTGAAAAGAAGGCATTAAAGCTGATAGATGTAGAAAG TGGAAAGACTACAACATTAAATTCTTCAACACGGGCAGTCTATCATGTTTTATGGAAAGATTCGAACACAGTGTTAACCGGAAATTTTGATACCACCTTTCGAGTTGTGGACACACGAACCAGTCGAGACGAAGCTGTGTGGACTGATCCATATGATGCTTCCGTTTACTGCCTTGATTACGACGGAGCCCACTCAGTACTGTGCGGAATGAAATACAACTTCAGGGTTAACTCGCTCGATCTACGCATGCCGAAGCGCTGTATTCAAATGTATTTTTCCTCTAAGATGCTGTCCCACTACTCACCGGTATACAGTTTAGCTGCCGATACTAGCCAACTGTTCATCGTGACAGATCATGATCtgcgtattttaaattttgacgcTGACTACGCCGATAAAAAAGATTACACATACGATTTAGTCAAATGGTATTATTGA
- the LOC129722243 gene encoding caspase Dronc, whose product MNRIERQKIDNQMDQLIQNTNYRTLLNECCNHQLLSEVMADIIEKRFPDEGTKHRKLFEKITKRGPTAFQKLLDICQLNFPAAYALLISGNGHNYNNSSNQDKFRSTFNIKRNRSISTTNMGNTSRTAECRRMFRNLSVGSRSVSEEEDYKNRSFDSTDKTGKCVLEEFQEDVPDKYKVQLTAKPQPRNLLDVYPMKGRKRGTVFILNIITYLNNTHQVRNGARTDKDNLVSLFRQLGFTVLYYEDLTRAEYVDLINKLKNSDFLSSECFAFYVLAHGNHTKGCDKIYLHDNSVLFVEEILKDFNNQNCRKLIRKPKLFFFSICRGDQADQGTLRSAEQTERDGMINPKTVPPTNMPTFADMFICFSTVPGFAAHRDQLNGSWFVESMCEVWAKHAHDTDVERLMKQVGKQASTYRTEVNNALQTLASEQRGFFDLLYLNPGYVDD is encoded by the exons ATGAATCGGATTGAACGGCAAAAAATTGATAATCAGATGGACCAGTTGATTCAAAACACCAATTATAGAACTTTGCTTAACGAGTGTTGCAATCATCAGCTTTTGTCGGAGGTGATGGCTGATATTATTGAG aaacGTTTTCCGGACGAAGGCACGAAACACAgaaaattgttcgaaaaaattaCCAAACGGGGACCGACAGCATTTCAAAAGCTTTTGGACATTTGTCAACTGAATTTTCCAGCAGCATACGCATTACTGATCTCCGGAAATGGACACAACTATAATAATAGCAGCAATCAAGACAAGTTCCGCTCTACATTCAACATCAAACGAAACCGTTCAATCAGTACTACCAACATGGGCAACACGAGTCGTACAGCGGAGTGCCGGCGAATGTTTCGAAACCTGTCAGTAGGATCCCGATCTGTTTCCGAAGAAGAGGATTACAAAAACCGTTCATTCGATTCCACTGACAAGACTGGGAAATGTGTGTTGGAAGAATTTCAGGAAGATGTACCGGACAAGTACAAAGTGCAGCTTACAGCCAAGCCTCAACCACGTAACCTGCTGGATGTGTACCCGATGAAGGGCAGGAAAAGAGGAACCGTGTTCATATTGAATATTATAACGTACCTTAATAACACTCATCAGGTGCGAAACGGGGCAAGAACTGATAAGGACAATCTAGTTTCACTTTTCAGACAGCTTGGTTTCACTGTGCTCTACTATGAAGATCTTACCAGAGCC GAATATGTGGAtctaataaataaattgaaaaactcGGATTTCCTCTCATCTGAATGCTTCGCATTCTATGTTTTGGCTCATGGTAACCACACCAAGGGTTGTGATAAAATATATCTGCATGACAACTCCGTTCTGTTTGTGGAAGAAATTTTAAAGGACTTCAATAACCAAAACTGCCGTAAATTGATTAGGAAGCCCAAGCTGTTTTTCTTTTCCATTTGCAG AGGAGATCAAGCGGATCAAGGAACCCTGCGGTCAGCAGAGCAAACTGAGCGCGATGGAATGATAAACCCGAAAACCGTCCCTCCCACGAACATGCCAACGTTTGCTGATATGTTTATCTGCTTCTCAACCGTTCCGGGATTCGCGGCACATAGAGACCAGCTGAACGGGTCGTGGTTTGTTGAAAGCATGTGCGAAGTTTGGGCGAAACATGCGCACGACACTGACGTAGAGCGATTAATGAAACAGGTTGGCAAACAAGCCAGTACCTATAGAACTGAGGTGAACAATGCTCTACAAACGTTAGCCAGCGAACAACGGGGATTCTTCGATTTACTTTATTTAAATCCAGGATACGTTGACGACTGA
- the LOC129721614 gene encoding condensin-2 complex subunit D3: MAPPHIHMLLNQLPQYFDPWLTVERIDSICAGEEQASGELTGDRRTLDLRDCPGIQKTTRDSNALELLNDICMEARKMRQRVVGVFDQYDNWQYLSKKINVDQLLAFFYGLVCLAEYDPTDAVSRRLACASVKTYLLLLGTPGQKQTAAFNEQVLLKCLDIFKLAELLLDPIFEDYLKHERTDFVTRLLLDYIQIMDEIQLLLKCMTLKSCANVKLHMINCLKSALDYAIKHTNNRHVAENVADKVFETLESICLPEHDDHNESARTIQLILNRTAVFYQLEYKNYPASFQIYNFFLKMLHQYPKDTPPVLTIFIKSVLTNPPKVFCRPDDYAYLSDIAIKYETAMYSRNNVSIIDYLTQIEGHIETSTRINIVEFLGKLATIDCTVDWELFKSDIAEVPREIQMFKLLYNKLMEKNATVKVKAFNCLLKIFHNGNKIMKQILHDAFFCATADEDEKSYLQMNDMEDLYRTAEMELGISRNALNFNLGTTSSNRQPEESRSSSSSMQIVSQIKGIETIEDKLSSLIDVIYEATVSPTSSIRRIAFSCLECILELNRNRIDDPLFEYVVLKLARDPVMLMRRTTLNMLNQLLGRYPSYLPLIRIWSKCLLLFLEDSDQKLRESALESLKCNVFDNICRFEDSSSSKIFTPWMIVRSILVLGKINVLKTAVDSWIQKSILTQKNLMLIESHIFTVNCSEAWIILSIIANKMKSRNPDVVIKTMNEILQVDMYNSPVCLQYILCVIKAWLDDFTHAGLNHLFRILSDLLKTGSTTISLVSDVYSLCCAIREKSDGCVDESWIRGVRDSTVEYLLHYHSHYTSFHMSNERYLISLLIYAETSTDLNDKPNERIMKILLHYLARVAFDENLFTQQTDQNRKICVTIVVLGRFALRDGSLASTIIADFNKILKFKNIHESIICTLITAFSDLCKRHTSLVDSSIKTVILQLSSNYIKVRSVALNNLNELILQDYVKMRGRVLLNILKLIIDEDSQIAAQALYVIQLYVHSKNEKLLKVSLLECVYVFNNYLQYAVSDMFPASEIDNEPCDLAGSGPEQVAKRNLIYDFFIDNIDDLSLLKLLRNVNKINTQLAQQKYAECPAGADTLIDLLYIFTKMVQVKDRDKIRLAKAVASTANDEDVPGPSAPGPLDDGPSPAKKSRVKIALQQNEQETITVVEKMIAVYCSFEDQVRKYIAKVDTSMTQFADQRLQDFALAIAKKFRSLVEFAKPMGFWRGLIKSLDTNKDKHTPRKGKRRSKGHSTSDNSDLSDDENETVQSDGEEEMDIL; this comes from the exons ATGGCACCACCGCATATACATATGCTTCTCAACCAGCTGCCTCAGTATTTTGATCCGTGGCTTACGGTCGAACGGATCGATTCGATATGTGCTGGTGAAGAACAAGCTTCCGGGGAGCTAACAGGCGACCGAAGAACTTTGGATCTTCGCGATTGCCCTGgtatacaaaaaactacaagagATTCAAATGCGCTGGAACTACTGAACGATATTTGCATGGAAGCTAGGAAAATGCGGCAAAGAGTCGTCGGAGTTTTCGATCAGTATGATAACTGGCAGTACCTTTCGAAAAAGATTAACGTCGACCAACTATTGGCGTTTTTTTATGGACTAGTCTGCTTGGCAGAGTATGACCCAACAGACGCTGTAAGTAGGCGACTAGCATGTGCCTCTGTGAAAACCTACCTCTTACTATTGGGTACCCCTGGTCAAAAACAAACGGCTGCCTTCAACGAGCAAGTTCTGCTTAAATGTTTAGATATATTCAAGTTAGCTGAGCTCTTGCTAGATCCCATCTTTGAGGACTATCTTAAACACGAACGTACGGATTTTGTCACGCGCTTGCTTCTAGATTACATACAAATAATGGACGAAATTCAATTACTGCTGAAATGCATGACACTTAAGAGTTGTGCTAATGTGAAACTTCATATGATTAACTGTTTGAAATCAGCTCTAGACTATGCTATAAAGCACACCAACAATCGACATGTTGCGGAAAATGTTGCTGacaaagtttttgaaacattagaatcgatttgcttaccggagcatgACGATCACAATGAATCTGCCCGGACAATACAGCTCATCTTGAACCGGACCGCAGTATTTTACCAACTAGAGTATAAAAATTATCCTGCCAGCTTTCAGATATATAACTTCTTCCTGAAAATGTTACATCAGTATCCTAAAGACACACCTCCAGTGCTCACCATTTTTATCAAATCGGTTCTGACTAACCCACCAAAGGTATTCTGTCGGCCAGATGATTACGCGTATCTCAGTGACATAGCAATTAAGTATGAAACGGCTATGTACAGTAGGAATAATGTTTCAATAATTGATTATTTAACACAAATAGAAGGTCATATTGAAACATCCACAAGAATCAACATTGTAGAGTTTCTGGGCAAGCTAGCCACAATCGATTGTACCGTTGATTGGGAACTGTTCAAATCGGACATCGCCGAAGTGCCACGAGAAATTCAGATGTTTAAACTTTTATACAATAAGTTGATGGAAAAGAATGCAACCGTGAAGGTAAAGGCTTTCAATTGTTTGCTGAAGATTTTCCACAATGGGAATAAGATTATGAAGCAAATTCTGCATGACGCTTTCTTCTGCGCAACTGCAGATGAAGACGAGAAAAGCTATCTCCAAATGAACGATATGGAAGATCTCTATAGAACTGCCGAAATGGAACTGGGCATTTCACGAAATGCTCTCAATTTTAATTTAGGCACTACCAGCTCTAACCGGCAGCCAGAAGAATCGCGGTCAAGTTCGTCTAGCATGCAAATAGTGTCCCAAATCAAAGGAATAGAAACAATCGAGGACAAGCTGAGCTCATTAATAGACGTAATCTACGAGGCAACTGTCTCTCCTACATCCTCTATCCGGCGAATAGCCTTCTCTTGTTTGGAGTGTATTCTGGAGCTCAATCGAAACCGAATTGATGACCCACTGTTTGAATATGTCGTGTTGAAGTTGGCTAGAGATCCTGTAATGTTGATGCGCCGTACCACACTGAATATGCTAAATCAACTGCTTGGCCGCTATCCGAGCTATCTTCCTCTGATTCGGATATGGTCCAAATGTTTGCTGCTGTTTCTGGAGGACAGTGACCAGAAGCTAAGGGAATCGGCACTGGAAAGTCTCAAGTGCAACGTGTTTGATAACATCTGTCGCTTTGAGGATTCCTCCTCGAGCAAGATCTTCACGCCTTGGATGATTGTACGCTCGATACTAGTGCTGGGTAAAATAAACGTTCTGAAGACGGCCGTCGACTCGTGGATTCAAAAGTCAATTCTGAC GCAAAAAAATCTCATGCTGATTGAGTCTCACATttttactgtcaactgtagtgaGGCATGGATCATTCTTTCCATAATTGCGAACAAAATGAAATCCAGGAATCCGGATGTCGTTATCAAAACCATGAATGAAATCTTGCAGGTTGATATG TACAACTCCCCCGTGTGCCTGCAGTACATCTTGTGTGTCATCAAAGCATGGCTGGATGATTTCACTCACGCTGGTTTGAATCATCTGTTCAGAATATTGAGCGATCTGCTCAAGACCGGAAGTACAACGATTTCGCTGGTTAGTGATGTATACAGCCTTTGCTGTGCAATCAGGGAAAAGTCTGATGGTTGTGTAGACGAAAGCTGGATCCGGGGAGTTCGCGACAGCACGGTTGAGTATTTGCTGCACTACCATTCACACTACACCAGCTTCCACATGTCCAACGAACGTTACTTGATTAGTTTATTGATTTACGCCGAGACCAGCACCGATTTGAATGACAAACCGAACGAGAGGATCATGAAAATACTCCTACACTATTTGGCCAGGGTAGCGTTCGATGAGAATCTAT TCACTCAACAAACTGACCAAAACCGTAAAATCTGTGTTACTATAGTTGTACTAGGTCGGTTTGCTCTTCGTGACGGGTCTTTGGCGTCGACAATCATCgctgatttcaacaaaattctaAAGTTCAAGAACATCCACGAAAGTATAATCTGTACACTTATAACGGCGTTTTCGGATTTATGCAAAAG GCATACTTCCCTAGTTGATTCGTCGATCAAAACCGTGATCCTGCAGCTTAGTTCAAACTACATTAAGGTTCGCAGTGTAGCTTTGAATAACCTTAACGAACTTATTCTTCAAGACTACGTTAAAATGCGTGGTCGAGTGCTGCTCAACATTCTCAAGCTGATTATAGACGAAGACAGTCAGATAGCTGCCCAGGCGCTCTACGTGATTCAACTATACGTTCATTCTAAAAACGAGAAATTGCTGAAAGTTTCGCTTCTCGAGTGTGTCTACGTATTTAACAACTATCTGCAGTATGCTGTGAGTGATATGTTTCCCGCTTCCGAGATCGACAACGAACCGTGCGATCTAGCAGGTAGCGGTCCAGAGCAAGTCGCAAAACGTAACCTAATCTACGATTTTTTTATCGACAACATTGACGATCTGAGTTTGCTGAAGCTACTGAGAAATGTGAACAAAATTAACACTCAGCTCGCGCAGCAAAAGTATGCAGAATGTCCTGCCGGTGCTGACACACTGATAGATTTGCTGTacatttttactaaaatggtgCAGGTCAAAGATCGGGATAAGATACGTTTAGCAAAAGCAGTGGCAAGCACTGCAAACGATGAAGATGTACCTGGACCATCCGCACCCGGACCATTAGATGATGGGCCTTCGCCAGCCAAAAAATCTCGAGTTAAAATAGCACTGCAACAAAAtgagcaagaaacg ATAACCGTTGTCGAAAAGATGATTGCTGTCTATTGCAGTTTCGAAGACCAAGTTCGAAAGTACATCGCCAAAGTTGATACTTCCATGACGCAATTTGCCGACCAGCGGCTGCAAGATTTTGCATTGGCTATAGCGAAGAAATTTCGCAGTTTAGTAGAATTTGCAAAACCAATGGGGTTCTGGAGGGGACTGATAAAAAGTCTAGACACTAACAAGGATAAGCATACTCCGCGAAAGGGAAAACGACGAAGCAAAGGGCATTCCACCAGTGACAATAGTGATCTAAGTGACGATGAGAACGAGACGGTACAAAGTGATGGTGAAGAAGAAATggatattttatga